One genomic segment of Theobroma cacao cultivar B97-61/B2 chromosome 6, Criollo_cocoa_genome_V2, whole genome shotgun sequence includes these proteins:
- the LOC18595578 gene encoding tyrosine--tRNA ligase 1, cytoplasmic: protein MAEQSPPDQTPPSSDIQSLSINSQPSSSSSSSSTPQLSVEERFRIIRSVGEECIQEDELLNLLTHKPEPICYDGFEPSGRMHIAQGVVKAINVNKLTSAGCKVKIWVADWFAQLNNKMGGDLKKIKIVGQYLIEIWKAVGMDLNGKVEFLWSSDEINSRASEYWPLVMDIARRNKLPRIMRCCQIMGRSEQDELSAAQILYPCMQCADIFFLKADICQLGMDQRKVNVLAREYCDDIKRKNKPIILSHHMLPGLQQGQEKMSKSDPSSSIFMEDEEAEVNVKIKKAYCPPKIVEGNPCLEYIKYIIFPWFHEFRVERSAENGGDKNFKNFEELVSDYESGELHPADLKPALSRALNKILQPVRNHFNNDAKAKDLLKRVKSYRVTK, encoded by the exons ATGGCGGAGCAATCGCCGCCGGACCAGACTCCGCCGTCGAGCGACATCCAATCCCTCTCCATCAACTCCCAACCTTCCTCTTCCTCTTCGTCTTCATCAACTCCACA GCTGAGTGTAGAAGAGAGGTTTCGGATTATAAGAAGTGTTGGGGAAGAATGCATTCAAGAGGATGAGCTGCTGAACCTTCTCACCCACAAGCCTGAACCCATTTGCTACGATGGCTTTGAGCCTTCTGGCAGAATGCACATTGCTCAG GGAGTTGTGAAGGCGATAAATGTTAACAAACTGACCTCTGCTGGATGTAAAGTAAAAATCTGGGTTGCAGATTGGTTTGCGCAGCTAAACAATAAAATGGGTGGTGACTTGAAGAAGATTAAAATAGTTGGacaatatttgattgaaatCTGGAAGGCAGTCGGCATGGATCTTAATGGAAAGGTTGAATTCTTGTGGTCTTCAGATGAAATTAACTCCAGGGCGTCGGAGTACTGGCCCCTTGTGATGGATATAGCCCGCAGAAACAAGCTTCCCAGGATAATGAG GTGTTGTCAAATTATGGGCCGTAGTGAGCAAGATGAGTTGTCAGCCGCCCAAATTCTTTACCCATGCATGCAGTGTGCTGACATATTTTTCCTTAAG GCAGACATTTGCCAGTTGGGCATGGATCAAAGGAAAGTGAATGTCCTTGCAAGAGAGTATTGTGATGACATAAAGAGGAAAAACAAACCAATTATCTTGTCTCATC ATATGCTACCTGGTCTGCAGCAGGGACAAGAGAAAATGTCAAAGAGTGatccatcatcatcaatattcatGGAGGATGAGGAG GCAGAAGTGAATGTGAAAATAAAGAAGGCATACTGCCCCCCTAAAATTGTTGAGGGGAATCCATGTTTGGAATACATCAAGTACATCATCTTCCCATGGTTTCATGAGTTCAGGGTGGAGCGCAGTGCAGAAAATGGTGGTGACAA gaactttaaaaattttgaggagCTTGTTTCTGACTATGAGAGTGGGGAGTTGCATCCTGCTGATTTGAAACCTGCCCTTTCAAGAGCTTTGAACAAGATACTACAG CCTGTGCGCAATCACTTTAACAATGATGCTAAGGCCAAGGATCTGCTGAAACGGGTTAAG AGCTACCGTGTGACCAAGTGA